From one Methylomonas paludis genomic stretch:
- a CDS encoding MBL fold metallo-hydrolase, translating to MIFRQLYEPETSTYTYLLGCQRSRRACLIDTVATQAAEYIALLSSLDLRLIYTLETHVHADHITAAGLLREQLGSKSVVHRDAGASCADLMVTDGVLLQIGDLEIVVRHMPGHTAGCVSYVLPDRVFSGDALLIDGCGRTDFQQGDAGQLYDSITQNLFTLPPDTLVYPGHDYQGNTVSTIKQEMAKNSRLGFKRSREDFIALMRDLKLAYPQQIHTAIPANQSCGSVTIAGGDCS from the coding sequence ATGATTTTCAGACAATTATATGAACCGGAAACTTCAACCTATACTTATCTGCTGGGCTGTCAGCGCAGCAGGCGTGCCTGTTTGATCGATACGGTTGCCACCCAAGCCGCCGAATATATTGCTTTATTGTCCAGTCTGGATCTGCGACTGATATATACCCTGGAAACGCACGTACATGCCGATCACATTACTGCCGCTGGTCTGCTGCGTGAGCAATTGGGCAGTAAAAGTGTGGTGCATCGGGATGCCGGGGCATCCTGTGCTGATTTAATGGTGACGGATGGGGTCTTGCTGCAAATCGGCGATCTGGAGATTGTGGTGCGGCATATGCCGGGCCATACCGCAGGATGTGTCAGTTATGTGCTGCCTGACCGGGTGTTTAGCGGCGATGCTTTGTTGATAGATGGTTGTGGACGCACTGACTTTCAGCAAGGCGATGCCGGCCAGTTGTATGACAGCATCACCCAAAATTTATTTACCTTACCACCTGATACCCTGGTTTATCCAGGGCATGATTATCAGGGTAATACCGTTTCAACAATTAAGCAGGAGATGGCAAAAAACAGTCGTTTGGGTTTTAAACGTAGCCGGGAGGATTTTATTGCCCTAATGCGGGACCTAAAACTGGCGTATCCCCAGCAAATCCACACAGCTATTCCAGCCAATCAGTCCTGTGGTTCCGTTACTATTGCTGGAGGAGACTGTTCATGA
- a CDS encoding sulfite exporter TauE/SafE family protein has translation MTLTLVLAVAIGLVLGLLGGGGSVLTVPMLVYVLHVEPKLAIVTSFVVVGLSSLLALLAHARRDTVCWKSGFFFGSAGMVGAYGGAHLAGHFSSTALMSLFGGICLVTGVLMLGRGQRPLQAAYALRIKLCPLRVPYLPVLFDGFWVGVVTGMVGVGGGFLIVPALTLLVGLPMQGAIGTSLLIIVMNAVAGLSGYSQFVALDMNLTLVVGAGTLSGSMIGSLASARINPLILRQLFAVLVIAVALYTLSQSLHSQDMQFLLDFWRVPMHIVFTLAGLVLILVLVRLSRWIHKPRFLDLHPAAK, from the coding sequence ATGACCTTGACTCTGGTGTTAGCCGTGGCGATAGGGTTGGTGTTGGGTTTGCTGGGCGGAGGCGGCTCGGTGTTGACAGTGCCGATGCTGGTGTATGTGTTGCATGTTGAACCTAAGCTGGCAATAGTCACTTCGTTTGTGGTGGTGGGATTATCCAGTTTGCTGGCATTACTGGCTCATGCCAGACGCGATACAGTGTGCTGGAAAAGCGGATTTTTTTTCGGTTCTGCCGGGATGGTGGGAGCATATGGCGGTGCACATCTGGCCGGCCATTTCAGCAGCACGGCACTGATGAGTTTATTTGGCGGTATTTGTTTGGTAACAGGTGTGTTAATGTTGGGTCGTGGTCAGCGACCCTTGCAAGCTGCTTATGCCTTGAGAATTAAATTGTGTCCGCTACGGGTGCCTTATTTGCCGGTGCTGTTTGACGGTTTTTGGGTGGGCGTAGTGACCGGCATGGTCGGTGTGGGTGGCGGTTTTTTGATTGTGCCGGCCCTGACCCTGCTGGTGGGCTTGCCGATGCAGGGCGCAATTGGCACCTCGCTGTTGATTATTGTCATGAATGCGGTAGCAGGATTAAGCGGTTATAGTCAGTTTGTGGCTCTGGATATGAATTTGACCCTGGTGGTAGGTGCCGGCACGCTGAGCGGCAGTATGATAGGTAGTCTGGCTTCGGCCCGGATTAATCCACTGATATTGCGCCAGCTGTTTGCTGTGCTGGTGATTGCGGTGGCGCTATATACCTTGTCCCAATCTTTACATAGTCAGGATATGCAGTTTTTGCTGGATTTTTGGCGGGTACCGATGCACATAGTTTTCACGCTAGCCGGTTTGGTATTGATTTTGGTGTTGGTACGGCTGAGTCGCTGGATACATAAACCCCGGTTTTTAGATTTGCATCCGGCAGCTAAATAA
- the ppc gene encoding phosphoenolpyruvate carboxylase translates to MTSPLDDKELRRSIRLLESILVKVLNTAAGPDVAATVERLQREFTALRRNGDSALRRKQLQATIETLPAEIISNVVRAFNLYFSLVNIAEESYGLRQRIRQAERGGHFWPGSFHDTLLNLKQSGVTADQLQVLLDELLYLPVMTAHPTESKRRTIKGALRNIFLTHEQLNDPQLKGYYRQEAMERLESQIHLLWKTDEVRAHGMSVADEIETGLSYFPGSLFQATALVYRNFERSLQNVYADAAEQVRIPNFLSYGSWIGGDRDGNPNVTPETTVLAVRLQARTILQEYVRRLDELRGQLSYSYGLCQPNADFMDSLAADRALLGPIVAQIEKLDLQEPYRHKLSLMKYRMSLNLARIEQALADNSPLTGGFDYSLNQFQADLAVIRTSLHSHGDAQIAGLELHDLIRLSQTFGYHLMQLDVRQESTRHSQAVAEILTAALGLDYEALDESDRLRLLSEAISAPGGLSYDAAVLSPAARETLQVFEVIARMRIELSPACFSRYVISMTHSASHILEVLLLAAQTGLAGRIGGRWYCSIGVSPLFETIDDLERVETVLNTLLDVPVYQDLLTASGLRQEVMLGYSDSCKDGGILASAWNLYRAQQRIIAISDQRGIKCRLFHGRGGTVGRGGGPTHEAILAQPPDSVRGQIKFTEQGEMLFYRYNNMETAVYELTMGITGLIKASVSLVQPAPADVIEYQTVMGELARIGEHGFRELTEQSDGFLDYFYEATPVSEFGLLNIGSRPSHRKTLDRSKGSVRAIAWVFAWSQSRQTFPAWYGIGSSLATWCAGRPERLQILQTMYRDWPFFRNLLSNVQMALSKSDLNIAKEYAGLCVNPDTGTRIHQLISGEFQRCVTWILDIVNAEQLLANNPELAASLSRREAYLGPLNYVQVNLLHRMRSAGAASPAAVNPWMQPLLRTINAIAAGMRNTG, encoded by the coding sequence ATGACTAGTCCGTTGGATGATAAAGAATTGCGCCGCAGCATACGTCTGCTGGAATCGATATTGGTTAAGGTTTTGAATACCGCTGCCGGGCCGGACGTAGCTGCTACGGTAGAGCGTTTGCAGCGTGAATTTACGGCTTTGCGCCGCAATGGCGATTCGGCGTTGCGGCGCAAACAGTTGCAGGCCACTATAGAAACATTGCCGGCAGAGATTATCAGCAATGTGGTACGGGCTTTTAATCTGTATTTCAGTCTGGTGAATATAGCCGAGGAATCTTACGGTTTACGCCAACGCATCCGCCAGGCTGAACGCGGTGGGCATTTTTGGCCGGGTTCATTTCACGATACATTACTAAATTTAAAACAGTCCGGAGTCACTGCAGACCAGTTGCAAGTGCTGTTGGATGAATTACTGTATTTGCCGGTCATGACGGCGCACCCTACCGAATCAAAACGCCGCACTATCAAGGGTGCGCTGCGTAATATCTTTTTAACCCACGAACAACTCAATGATCCGCAATTAAAAGGCTATTACCGCCAGGAAGCGATGGAGCGTCTGGAAAGCCAGATTCATTTACTTTGGAAAACCGACGAAGTGCGCGCTCACGGCATGTCAGTGGCCGATGAAATTGAAACCGGTCTGTCCTATTTTCCGGGTTCTTTGTTCCAGGCAACGGCGCTGGTATACCGGAATTTTGAACGCTCTTTGCAAAATGTTTACGCTGATGCCGCCGAGCAAGTGCGCATCCCCAACTTTTTGAGTTATGGCTCCTGGATAGGCGGTGACCGGGATGGTAATCCTAATGTAACACCCGAAACCACAGTTTTGGCCGTGCGCCTGCAAGCGCGCACTATTTTGCAGGAATATGTGCGGCGCCTGGATGAGTTACGCGGGCAATTATCCTATTCTTATGGCTTGTGCCAGCCCAATGCTGATTTTATGGACAGTCTGGCTGCAGATCGCGCCTTATTGGGCCCAATAGTGGCGCAAATCGAAAAACTGGATTTACAGGAACCTTACCGGCATAAGTTGTCTTTAATGAAATACCGCATGAGCTTGAATCTGGCGCGTATTGAGCAAGCTCTGGCAGACAATTCACCGTTGACCGGCGGTTTTGACTACAGTCTGAATCAATTCCAGGCCGATTTGGCTGTGATCAGGACTTCTCTGCATAGTCATGGCGATGCCCAAATCGCCGGTCTGGAATTACATGATCTGATTCGGCTCAGCCAGACCTTTGGCTATCATCTGATGCAACTGGATGTCAGGCAGGAATCGACCCGGCATAGTCAGGCGGTGGCTGAGATTTTAACAGCGGCACTGGGTCTGGATTATGAAGCTTTGGATGAATCTGACCGGCTGCGGCTATTGAGCGAAGCCATCAGTGCGCCAGGCGGATTGAGTTACGATGCGGCGGTATTGTCGCCGGCAGCCAGGGAAACTCTGCAGGTATTTGAGGTGATTGCCCGGATGCGGATAGAACTGAGTCCGGCCTGCTTCAGCCGCTATGTAATTTCCATGACCCATTCGGCCAGTCATATTCTGGAAGTGTTATTGCTGGCGGCTCAAACCGGTTTGGCGGGACGCATTGGTGGCCGCTGGTATTGCAGTATTGGTGTCAGCCCCTTGTTTGAGACCATAGACGATCTGGAGCGGGTGGAAACAGTACTTAACACCCTGCTCGATGTGCCGGTTTATCAAGATTTATTGACCGCTTCGGGGTTACGCCAGGAAGTGATGCTGGGATATTCGGATTCCTGCAAAGATGGCGGCATTCTGGCCTCGGCCTGGAACCTGTACCGTGCCCAGCAGCGTATTATTGCCATCAGCGATCAGCGTGGCATTAAATGCCGCTTGTTTCATGGTCGGGGGGGTACGGTGGGTCGCGGCGGCGGACCTACCCATGAAGCAATATTGGCGCAGCCCCCTGATTCGGTGCGCGGCCAGATCAAGTTTACCGAACAGGGAGAAATGCTGTTCTATCGCTACAACAATATGGAAACAGCTGTTTATGAACTGACTATGGGTATCACCGGCCTGATCAAGGCCAGTGTCAGTCTGGTGCAGCCGGCCCCTGCCGATGTGATTGAATATCAGACGGTGATGGGCGAACTGGCACGGATAGGCGAACACGGTTTCCGGGAATTGACCGAACAAAGCGATGGTTTTCTGGATTATTTTTATGAGGCCACACCCGTCAGCGAATTTGGTTTGTTGAATATCGGTTCCCGGCCTTCGCATCGCAAGACCCTGGATCGCTCCAAAGGTTCGGTACGGGCTATCGCCTGGGTATTTGCCTGGTCGCAGTCCCGGCAAACTTTTCCGGCCTGGTACGGCATAGGTTCAAGTCTGGCTACCTGGTGTGCCGGTCGGCCGGAACGCCTGCAAATCCTGCAAACCATGTATCGCGACTGGCCGTTTTTCCGTAATTTATTAAGCAATGTGCAGATGGCCTTGAGTAAATCCGATCTGAACATTGCCAAAGAGTATGCCGGTTTGTGTGTGAACCCGGACACAGGTACCCGTATCCACCAATTGATCAGCGGTGAATTTCAGCGTTGCGTGACCTGGATACTGGATATCGTCAATGCCGAGCAGTTACTGGCCAATAATCCGGAGTTAGCCGCGTCATTAAGCCGGCGCGAGGCCTATCTGGGGCCGTTAAACTATGTACAGGTAAACTTGTTGCACCGAATGAGATCAGCCGGCGCAGCCAGTCCGGCTGCGGTGAATCCGTGGATGCAGCCATTGTTGCGCACGATTAATGCCATTGCAGCGGGGATGCGCAATACCGGTTAA
- the cydB gene encoding cytochrome d ubiquinol oxidase subunit II, protein MFDYEAIRLIWWVFIGVVAIAFAVTEGFDFGVGSLLPFVAKTDIERRVVINTVGATWEGNQVWLILLGGAIFAIWPAVYATLFSGLYVAMLLVLLALFFRPAGFDYRGKLANPQWRNAWDWALFLGGTLPPVLFGVLAGNLVLGLPFHFDEDLRPIYDGSFWALLSPFALLCGVVSLVGTSFHGALFLKCRTEGVIYDRVTLAVNWLGLLLLVGLVVTVAWVLLGLERPEITQMPAHDAPSNPLHKLVIAAGHGWIAHFLDHSWMLAAPVLGFAGLLLAWVLGKGQAKLLAFSFSSLGIAGILLTLGFGLFPFLLISTTNPNVSLTLWDATSSHTTLLLAFWITLVFLPIVLLYTRWVYKVLWGNISEASVLKDTHTLY, encoded by the coding sequence ATGTTTGATTATGAAGCTATCCGTTTGATCTGGTGGGTATTTATTGGTGTGGTAGCCATTGCTTTTGCAGTGACGGAAGGGTTTGATTTTGGCGTGGGCAGCTTACTGCCGTTTGTGGCCAAAACCGATATTGAACGCCGAGTGGTTATTAATACAGTGGGAGCCACCTGGGAAGGTAATCAGGTCTGGCTGATTTTGCTGGGCGGGGCCATCTTTGCGATCTGGCCGGCGGTTTATGCCACTTTGTTTTCCGGCTTGTATGTGGCTATGCTGCTGGTGTTGCTGGCGCTTTTCTTTCGTCCGGCCGGTTTTGATTACCGGGGCAAGCTGGCGAATCCGCAATGGCGAAATGCCTGGGACTGGGCGCTGTTTTTGGGTGGCACCCTGCCGCCGGTGTTGTTTGGAGTGTTGGCGGGTAATTTAGTGCTGGGTTTGCCGTTTCATTTTGATGAAGATTTGCGGCCTATTTATGATGGCTCGTTCTGGGCCTTATTGAGTCCGTTTGCCTTGTTATGCGGTGTGGTGAGTCTGGTGGGTACCAGTTTTCATGGCGCTTTATTTTTAAAATGCCGCACCGAGGGTGTGATCTACGACCGGGTGACGCTGGCGGTTAATTGGTTGGGCTTGTTGTTGTTAGTGGGGTTGGTAGTGACAGTAGCCTGGGTATTGCTGGGGCTGGAGCGGCCGGAAATCACCCAAATGCCGGCTCATGATGCGCCTTCCAATCCTTTGCATAAATTGGTAATTGCGGCGGGTCATGGCTGGATTGCCCATTTTCTGGATCATAGCTGGATGTTGGCGGCACCGGTGCTGGGTTTTGCTGGTTTACTTCTGGCTTGGGTGCTGGGTAAGGGCCAGGCCAAACTGTTGGCGTTTAGCTTTAGCAGTCTGGGTATCGCCGGGATATTGCTGACCCTGGGTTTTGGCCTGTTTCCTTTTCTGCTGATTTCCACCACTAATCCTAATGTCAGTTTGACTTTATGGGATGCCACTTCCAGTCATACCACTTTGTTGTTGGCATTCTGGATTACCCTAGTGTTTTTGCCTATTGTGCTGCTGTATACCCGCTGGGTGTATAAAGTGCTGTGGGGCAATATCAGTGAAGCCAGCGTGTTAAAAGACACACATACACTTTATTAA
- the cydX gene encoding cytochrome bd-I oxidase subunit CydX, with protein MWYFAWILGVGFAAAFAIINAMWLESVSDQEHWDDSNR; from the coding sequence ATGTGGTATTTTGCCTGGATATTAGGAGTTGGTTTTGCAGCCGCGTTTGCCATTATCAATGCGATGTGGCTGGAGTCGGTGAGCGATCAGGAACACTGGGATGACAGCAATCGTTAG
- a CDS encoding cytochrome ubiquinol oxidase subunit I, with product MFGDDIVMLSRLQFGLTALYHFLFVPLTLGMTFLLGIMESVYVMTGREIYKDMTKFWGKLFGINFAMGVTTGITLEFQFGTNWSYYSHYVGDIFGPLLASEGWMAFFLESTFVGLFFFGWDKLTRVQHLTVTWLLAIGTNISALWILIANGWMQYPVGAEFNYETLRMELTSFADVFFNPVAQVKFVHTVAAGYVTGSMFILSISAWYLLRQRDSAFARRSFTIAAAFGLASILSVIVLGDESGYTSGETQKIKLAAIEAEWETEPAPASFTLFGFPDQQNQQTDLALKVPYLLGLIATRSIDEEVKGLKELHADSIKRIKSGMLAYGTLQKLRNGDVSAATKADFDSHKADLGYGLLLKKYTSQVVDADAATIIRAADDTIPAVAPLFWTFRIMVLCGVIMLFVFAAAFYYCSIRLVEHKRWLLRLAVWSLPLPWIAAETGWFVAEFGRQPWTIAGVLPTHLSVSSISSGQIWLSIGGFALFYTVLLIIELYLMQKYVRLGPSSLHTGRYHFEQTVSH from the coding sequence ATGTTCGGTGATGATATTGTCATGCTGTCCAGGCTGCAATTTGGTCTGACTGCCTTGTATCACTTTCTATTTGTGCCGCTGACCCTGGGCATGACGTTTTTGCTGGGGATTATGGAATCGGTGTATGTGATGACCGGCCGGGAAATCTATAAGGATATGACCAAATTCTGGGGCAAACTGTTCGGCATCAACTTTGCGATGGGTGTGACTACCGGGATTACCTTGGAATTCCAGTTCGGTACCAACTGGTCATACTATTCGCATTATGTGGGAGATATTTTCGGGCCCTTGCTGGCCAGCGAAGGCTGGATGGCGTTTTTTCTGGAATCGACCTTTGTGGGTTTATTCTTTTTCGGCTGGGATAAATTGACTCGGGTGCAACATTTGACCGTGACCTGGTTACTAGCGATAGGCACCAATATCTCGGCTTTGTGGATATTGATAGCCAATGGCTGGATGCAGTATCCGGTGGGCGCAGAATTTAATTATGAAACCCTGCGCATGGAGTTGACCAGTTTTGCCGATGTGTTTTTTAATCCGGTGGCCCAGGTTAAATTTGTGCATACCGTGGCTGCTGGTTATGTCACCGGCTCCATGTTTATTTTAAGCATCAGTGCCTGGTATCTGTTGCGGCAGCGTGACAGTGCTTTTGCCCGGCGTTCGTTCACGATTGCCGCAGCGTTTGGCCTGGCTTCGATTTTATCGGTCATAGTCCTGGGTGACGAGAGTGGTTATACCTCTGGTGAAACCCAAAAAATCAAACTGGCCGCCATTGAAGCCGAATGGGAAACCGAACCGGCTCCGGCCAGTTTTACTTTGTTTGGCTTCCCAGACCAGCAAAACCAGCAAACTGATTTGGCTTTGAAAGTGCCTTATCTGCTGGGTTTAATCGCCACCCGTTCGATAGACGAAGAAGTTAAGGGGTTAAAAGAGCTGCATGCTGATAGTATCAAACGCATTAAAAGCGGTATGTTGGCTTACGGCACCTTACAAAAACTGCGCAACGGTGATGTGAGTGCGGCTACCAAAGCCGATTTTGACAGCCATAAAGCTGATTTAGGTTATGGTTTATTACTGAAAAAATATACCAGTCAGGTGGTGGATGCCGATGCCGCCACTATTATTCGGGCGGCTGACGATACCATACCGGCTGTGGCGCCGCTGTTCTGGACGTTTCGGATCATGGTGTTGTGCGGGGTTATCATGCTGTTTGTGTTTGCGGCGGCATTTTATTATTGTTCCATCCGGCTGGTTGAACACAAACGCTGGTTATTGCGTCTGGCGGTCTGGAGTCTGCCCTTGCCGTGGATAGCCGCAGAAACCGGATGGTTTGTTGCCGAATTTGGCCGTCAGCCCTGGACCATAGCCGGGGTGTTGCCAACGCATCTAAGTGTATCCAGTATCAGCAGTGGCCAAATTTGGCTGAGTATCGGCGGCTTTGCCCTGTTCTATACAGTATTGCTGATCATAGAGCTGTATCTGATGCAAAAATATGTACGGTTAGGGCCAAGCAGTCTGCATACCGGCCGTTACCATTTTGAACAAACTGTCAGTCATTAG
- a CDS encoding peptidylprolyl isomerase codes for MLLIRTTLLSLLSLSSLFPFTTAQATVVTMETSLGNINIQLYDATAPQTVANFLSYVESGAYNNSIFHRTVPGFVLQGGGFSLSGGSNIVNTTDLPTLIPTKSPVVNEYGAANVIGTIAMAKQSGNANSATDQWFFNLVDNTSTLGPSNNGGYTVFGQIIGNGLNVVNAIANDSYTSSSGYDVSSYLQNQNVSASVYGAFTSTPLQANQDGTYSYITLNDVFLVAPLPASVWMYIPAFLGLAGLMKRRKAV; via the coding sequence ATGTTATTAATCCGCACCACCTTATTATCTTTATTAAGCCTCAGTTCGCTTTTCCCCTTCACAACAGCGCAAGCCACCGTTGTGACCATGGAAACCTCATTAGGTAATATCAATATTCAGCTTTATGATGCTACCGCCCCTCAAACTGTAGCCAATTTTTTAAGTTATGTGGAAAGCGGCGCTTATAACAATTCAATTTTTCATCGCACCGTACCTGGTTTTGTGTTGCAAGGCGGCGGATTCAGCTTAAGCGGCGGTAGTAACATCGTCAATACCACCGATTTGCCCACCCTGATCCCCACCAAGTCACCGGTAGTCAATGAATATGGTGCAGCCAATGTTATCGGCACCATCGCTATGGCCAAACAGAGCGGCAACGCCAACAGCGCTACCGACCAATGGTTTTTTAATCTGGTGGACAATACTTCAACCCTGGGTCCCAGCAATAACGGCGGTTATACCGTATTTGGCCAAATCATCGGCAATGGTTTAAATGTAGTTAATGCCATAGCCAACGACAGCTATACTTCCAGCAGCGGCTATGACGTTAGTAGCTATCTGCAAAACCAAAATGTTTCTGCCAGTGTTTACGGCGCATTCACCAGTACACCTTTGCAAGCCAATCAAGACGGCACCTACAGCTATATCACCCTCAATGATGTGTTTTTGGTCGCCCCGCTGCCCGCATCGGTATGGATGTATATCCCGGCGTTTTTGGGTTTGGCGGGCCTGATGAAACGCCGCAAAGCAGTTTAA